Proteins encoded in a region of the Cytophagia bacterium CHB2 genome:
- a CDS encoding response regulator transcription factor — MRILIIEDEKDLADMVRRAMLQDSHAVDVAHNGRTGEEMALSETYDLIILDIMLPGKDGLAVSRELRKQGLQTPILLLTARDNVTDRVKGLDAGADDYLGKPFALAELCARVRALLRRQSQAKSCVLTLGELEMDTATHEVRWGETRVKLTSREHAILEYLLRNKGRLLTKGMIAEHVWDYHFNSDFNLIEVYIRRLRSKLEQRGRPRLIYTVRHSGYVIREPDA, encoded by the coding sequence ATGCGTATTCTGATTATCGAAGACGAAAAAGACTTGGCGGATATGGTACGCCGTGCCATGTTGCAGGATTCTCATGCCGTTGATGTCGCTCACAACGGGCGAACCGGCGAAGAAATGGCTCTGAGCGAAACCTACGATTTGATCATTTTGGATATCATGCTGCCGGGAAAAGACGGCTTGGCGGTTTCCCGGGAATTGCGCAAGCAGGGCTTGCAAACGCCGATTCTCTTGCTCACGGCGCGTGACAACGTCACGGATCGGGTCAAGGGGCTGGATGCGGGCGCGGATGATTACCTGGGCAAGCCGTTTGCCCTGGCCGAACTGTGCGCGCGCGTGCGCGCGTTACTGCGGCGGCAATCTCAAGCCAAATCTTGTGTGTTGACTCTGGGCGAGCTGGAGATGGATACGGCAACGCACGAGGTGCGCTGGGGTGAAACCCGCGTTAAGCTGACGTCGCGCGAGCACGCGATTTTGGAATATCTACTGCGCAACAAAGGCCGCCTGCTGACCAAGGGCATGATTGCCGAACACGTCTGGGATTATCATTTCAACAGCGACTTCAATCTTATTGAGGTTTATATCCGGCGGTTGCGCAGCAAATTGGAGCAGCGCGGCCGGCCGCGTTTGATTTACACCGTGCGCCACAGCGGTTATGTCATTCGGGAGCCAGACGCATGA
- a CDS encoding HAMP domain-containing histidine kinase, with product MTLTLRARLMLWYTLAFFAVLTLVLCILALELHQQLSDEAHDKLLTEETWVSTLFETEFQPLLQATAEKDDSLLAELPEDLEERYGLKRQFALLRLEHGAEKRYYSGGLKNIDRLLPFGFLEQGTGNYDVQIAGNRYRVRVFHRDWGRVAVGVENDTIFKVAQKTGQVLLWVVPLSVLLASGGGWILAKMAMRPVVLAARAAESISVANLQERLQDYAGKDEFGALVATLNRMISRLEEGVKRLQQFTQDAAHELRTPLAILRGDLELAYQDEKLSDDTRIFLQKMLDRVIALGGIVDNLMLLARSDAGNYPFKKKLFRFDALVHEIFEDLQILAEGRALSLQLRTCEALEFWGDELLMRRLLLNLCDNALKYTCEGKIVLALRKSRDNVVFTISDTGAGISAEDLPHIFDRFYRADKSRTNSTGGSGLGLAICKWIVTAHHGKIDLTSSPGAGTTVRVSLPGKFEAVMA from the coding sequence ATGACGCTGACCCTTCGCGCGCGCCTCATGCTCTGGTATACGCTCGCCTTTTTTGCCGTGTTGACGCTGGTGTTATGCATTCTTGCCCTGGAATTGCACCAACAACTCAGCGATGAAGCGCACGATAAATTGCTCACCGAAGAAACCTGGGTTTCGACCCTGTTTGAAACCGAATTTCAGCCATTGTTGCAGGCGACAGCAGAAAAAGATGACTCGTTGCTCGCCGAACTGCCCGAGGATTTGGAGGAACGCTACGGCTTGAAACGCCAATTCGCCCTGCTGCGGCTCGAACACGGCGCAGAAAAACGTTATTACAGCGGTGGCTTGAAAAACATCGACCGGCTTTTGCCGTTTGGTTTTCTGGAGCAGGGAACCGGAAATTACGATGTGCAGATCGCCGGGAATCGTTACCGCGTGCGCGTTTTTCACCGCGACTGGGGAAGGGTTGCCGTGGGCGTGGAGAATGACACCATCTTCAAAGTGGCACAGAAAACGGGGCAAGTTCTGTTATGGGTTGTGCCGTTATCCGTGTTGCTGGCCAGCGGCGGGGGCTGGATTTTGGCAAAAATGGCGATGCGCCCGGTGGTTCTTGCCGCCCGTGCGGCGGAATCCATCTCGGTGGCCAATCTTCAAGAACGCTTGCAGGATTATGCCGGCAAGGATGAGTTCGGCGCGCTGGTGGCGACGCTCAATCGCATGATCTCGCGCCTGGAAGAGGGCGTCAAGCGCCTGCAACAATTCACGCAAGATGCCGCCCATGAGTTGCGCACGCCGCTTGCCATTTTGCGCGGCGATTTGGAATTAGCCTATCAGGACGAGAAGCTTTCGGATGACACGCGCATCTTCCTGCAAAAAATGCTCGATCGTGTCATTGCGCTGGGCGGGATTGTCGATAATCTCATGCTGTTGGCGCGGTCGGATGCCGGCAATTACCCCTTCAAGAAAAAACTCTTTCGATTTGACGCTCTCGTTCACGAGATTTTTGAAGACCTGCAAATCCTCGCCGAAGGCCGCGCCTTGTCTTTGCAGCTGCGCACGTGCGAGGCGTTGGAATTTTGGGGCGACGAGCTGCTGATGCGCCGCTTGCTGTTGAATCTGTGCGATAATGCATTGAAGTATACCTGTGAAGGAAAAATCGTGCTGGCTTTGCGAAAATCCCGGGACAACGTTGTGTTCACGATTAGCGATACTGGGGCAGGCATATCCGCTGAAGATTTGCCGCATATTTTTGATCGCTTCTATCGCGCCGACAAATCGCGCACGAACTCGACCGGGGGCAGCGGTTTGGGCTTGGCAATTTGCAAATGGATCGTTACGGCTCACCACGGCAAAATCGATCTCACCAGCTCTCCCGGCGCAGGGACGACCGTGCGCGTCAGCTTACCAGGCAAGTTTGAAGCTGTCATGGCTTGA